A single genomic interval of Nitrospira sp. harbors:
- a CDS encoding tetratricopeptide repeat protein: protein MDVQDFLLQGEGREEDKRHAWDLFQQAFERQMKGDFEEAVNLYKQSIATHPTAEGYTFLGWTYSFMGRLDDAIEECHKAIAQDPDFGNPYNDIGAYMIEKGAFEEAITWFQKAMQAKRYESPAYPHLNLGRVYERLGNWTDAIESYKKALALDPNYKLARRALGRLVSSLN from the coding sequence ATGGACGTTCAAGATTTCCTCCTTCAAGGCGAAGGGCGCGAGGAAGACAAGCGCCACGCATGGGATCTGTTCCAACAGGCCTTTGAACGACAGATGAAAGGGGACTTTGAAGAAGCGGTCAACCTCTACAAGCAATCGATCGCAACCCATCCCACTGCCGAGGGTTACACATTCTTGGGGTGGACCTATAGCTTTATGGGACGGCTTGATGACGCCATCGAAGAATGCCACAAAGCTATTGCGCAAGACCCGGATTTCGGCAACCCCTACAACGATATCGGGGCATACATGATCGAAAAGGGTGCGTTCGAGGAGGCCATTACCTGGTTTCAGAAAGCGATGCAGGCCAAGCGGTACGAGAGTCCTGCCTACCCCCACTTGAATCTCGGCCGGGTATACGAGCGGTTGGGAAACTGGACCGACGCCATCGAGTCGTACAAGAAAGCGCTCGCGCTGGATCCGAATTATAAACTTGCCAGAAGGGCCCTCGGGCGGCTGGTGAGCTCACTGAACTAA
- a CDS encoding PD40 domain-containing protein — protein sequence MATPRLRLHLCVVALTLLLLPAMTFSMSGMDTPHTGPETSTPSLSKNIGEPINSSEAEIEITYSADGKTAIFVSGRTGSVSSPEVPYNFDIWMAHYMNGTWQEPIPLGPGIDPTVGPNINTSAWELEPSLSDDGNVIYFTRYEPGNLSTGDLYVTQKVNGMWQPAKNWNDVPELPHINTPTGEEHCPIIASDSLIYFNYQQPGVTQDSDIWKVEKKDGVWQKPESLGSRINSPYRDHMHWTGLSKDGKSLIITSTRPDMGSRGGHDMWISYQNPKGEWQEPLNLGDTINTAGEDMCWTFTPDGKTFTGGSGPRDSYNHDIMWVHKDNVPLLKNFEPIGPPPNLLVTGTEQ from the coding sequence ATGGCAACACCAAGGCTTCGCTTACATCTATGTGTGGTAGCACTCACACTCCTGCTCTTGCCTGCTATGACATTTTCGATGTCAGGTATGGATACGCCACATACCGGACCTGAAACATCGACGCCCTCCCTATCCAAAAATATAGGCGAGCCGATCAATTCGTCGGAAGCCGAGATTGAAATCACCTATAGTGCCGACGGAAAGACCGCCATCTTCGTATCGGGCCGCACAGGTAGCGTTTCATCACCAGAGGTGCCCTATAATTTCGACATTTGGATGGCGCACTACATGAACGGCACCTGGCAGGAACCTATTCCTTTGGGCCCGGGCATTGACCCCACAGTGGGGCCGAACATCAATACATCCGCATGGGAACTGGAACCGAGTCTCTCCGATGACGGCAATGTCATTTATTTCACCAGGTACGAGCCCGGCAATCTCTCGACCGGGGACCTTTACGTGACCCAGAAGGTCAACGGTATGTGGCAACCGGCTAAGAATTGGAACGACGTCCCGGAACTTCCACACATCAATACACCGACCGGCGAAGAGCACTGTCCGATTATTGCTTCCGACAGCCTGATTTACTTCAATTATCAGCAGCCGGGAGTTACCCAGGACAGCGATATCTGGAAAGTCGAGAAGAAGGACGGGGTTTGGCAGAAACCTGAGAGTCTGGGTTCACGCATCAATTCACCCTACCGTGACCATATGCACTGGACCGGCCTCTCGAAGGATGGAAAGAGCCTCATCATCACCAGTACCCGTCCGGACATGGGATCGCGAGGCGGACATGATATGTGGATTTCCTACCAGAACCCAAAAGGCGAATGGCAGGAGCCTCTGAATCTTGGTGATACCATCAATACCGCCGGCGAAGATATGTGTTGGACCTTTACGCCGGACGGCAAGACGTTCACGGGTGGTTCGGGGCCTCGTGATTCGTACAATCACGATATCATGTGGGTTCACAAAGACAACGTTCCGCTACTGAAAAACTTTGAGCCGATCGGACCACCGCCAAACTTGCTCGTGACCGGCACTGAACAATAG
- a CDS encoding alkaline phosphatase D family protein produces MRTLLSVACSLALASSFVTSAVFPSEHAQSNNSSGEKSFLASELLPLGMAVGDVSSHRALLWLRTDGPASVQIEWAPLSLWETASKLGTVMAPVPRTTFLATTAEADYTLTVPLEGLSPGTPYRYHVTIAAEDQSAKPFSRKLAAKGEFITPPDDKISTAVRFAWSGDLGGQGRCRQGVGGYPIFDVIHRQQIDFFLFLGDTIYADNLCPSPPNEPGADFKATTLEAYRLRHRYQRGAEALQRFLRTVPVYVIWDDHEVRDNFSGPFDPHMPAGRQAFLEYWPIASSKEEPNRLYRSVRYGADLELFILDTRQYRSRNEDQDGPDKTMLGSTQLQWLLDGLRMSTATWKVIATSVPLSIVKGGVGNDGWGADNNGVGFERERQVIVDTLLGQKLKNVVFLGGDVHWVQANAYDPDQDGTIDFHEYIAGPLSARPGRITAASEGLHPTHLVNEAGYQNFGLVRATRHSFDVTIIDEAGDTRFFHHIAAQ; encoded by the coding sequence ATGCGCACGCTGCTTTCGGTGGCCTGTTCTCTTGCTCTCGCCTCGTCTTTTGTCACGTCCGCGGTATTCCCCAGTGAACATGCTCAGTCGAATAATTCATCAGGAGAAAAGTCATTTTTGGCCTCAGAGCTGTTACCGCTGGGGATGGCCGTTGGTGATGTCAGTTCGCATCGCGCCCTACTGTGGCTTCGCACAGACGGACCGGCATCCGTGCAGATTGAATGGGCGCCGCTCTCGCTGTGGGAAACGGCGTCGAAACTAGGGACGGTGATGGCTCCGGTGCCGAGAACGACCTTCTTGGCGACCACAGCGGAAGCGGATTATACCCTCACGGTTCCTCTTGAGGGGCTGAGCCCTGGAACCCCGTATCGATATCATGTCACGATCGCTGCTGAAGACCAATCCGCGAAGCCGTTCTCCAGAAAACTTGCAGCGAAGGGAGAATTCATCACACCGCCGGATGACAAGATTTCGACCGCGGTGAGGTTTGCCTGGAGCGGAGATCTTGGTGGCCAAGGGCGATGTCGTCAAGGGGTAGGTGGCTACCCTATTTTTGATGTGATCCATCGGCAGCAGATCGACTTTTTTCTATTTCTGGGCGATACGATTTATGCGGACAACCTCTGCCCCTCGCCGCCGAACGAGCCGGGAGCGGATTTCAAGGCCACAACGCTGGAGGCCTACCGCTTGCGCCATCGATATCAACGAGGTGCGGAAGCGCTCCAGCGATTTTTGAGGACGGTGCCGGTGTATGTGATCTGGGATGATCATGAAGTTCGTGACAATTTCTCAGGACCATTTGACCCACACATGCCGGCTGGGCGACAGGCATTCCTCGAGTATTGGCCGATCGCCTCTTCGAAGGAGGAGCCCAATCGACTGTATCGGAGTGTCCGCTACGGCGCTGATCTTGAACTCTTTATCTTGGACACCAGACAGTATCGGAGTCGGAACGAGGACCAGGATGGTCCTGACAAGACGATGCTGGGATCAACGCAATTGCAATGGCTGCTTGATGGATTGCGCATGTCCACGGCGACGTGGAAAGTTATCGCGACGTCTGTGCCGCTGTCTATCGTGAAGGGTGGGGTAGGCAATGATGGCTGGGGGGCCGACAATAACGGCGTTGGTTTCGAACGTGAACGACAGGTGATCGTCGATACCCTTCTCGGGCAAAAGCTCAAGAATGTGGTATTTCTGGGAGGGGATGTGCATTGGGTCCAGGCCAACGCCTATGACCCAGATCAGGATGGCACCATTGATTTTCACGAATACATAGCAGGTCCGCTCTCGGCCAGGCCTGGACGGATCACCGCGGCAAGTGAAGGATTACACCCAACCCACTTGGTCAATGAGGCAGGATACCAAAATTTTGGGTTGGTTCGCGCGACAAGGCACTCATTCGATGTGACCATCATTGATGAGGCCGGTGACACTCGGTTTTTCCATCACATTGCGGCGCAGTAA
- a CDS encoding histidine kinase: MHKTILVAITDLFFYTKVKDALRQTEFQIEKARAQQDIIDKAASASPSLIILNMNDLTLDAFHALEQLNGDPGLCAIPTLAFANHEEVDTWNRAKVLGVTKIVSRNEFSARTKALVEELVTGHVASS; this comes from the coding sequence ATGCACAAGACTATCCTCGTGGCCATCACCGACTTGTTCTTCTACACGAAAGTCAAGGATGCGCTGCGCCAGACGGAGTTCCAGATAGAGAAAGCCCGAGCTCAGCAGGACATCATCGACAAGGCCGCGTCGGCAAGCCCAAGCTTGATCATTCTCAATATGAACGATTTAACTCTTGATGCGTTTCACGCATTGGAACAGCTGAATGGCGATCCAGGATTGTGTGCGATTCCCACACTGGCCTTTGCCAACCATGAGGAAGTGGACACCTGGAATCGCGCAAAGGTACTCGGCGTAACCAAGATCGTGTCCCGCAATGAGTTTTCGGCTCGGACGAAAGCATTAGTAGAGGAATTGGTGACAGGACATGTCGCCTCCTCATAA
- a CDS encoding aminomethyl transferase family protein — protein MKQSRLHSQHAQLGATFEAVTGWDMPGHYGDVAAEHHAVRQTVGIADLSHRGKLRVTGEDRVKWLQSVVSNDILPLQSGQGRYSSFLTHKGKMLTYFRLYMQSDAVMVEDVGEIGETTFQALRKFLLYGTNAKMENCAESWGLLLISGPKTTHVVQSAFGVDVTDLQPIDFVTAHIGGHHALVARTEETGEVDIEILLPADSLLPAWTAAMQAGARFGIKAIGSQAREALRLEAGLPKAGPDLNEEIVPPEANLEGKAFSLNKGCYPGQEVVARMDTYGNVRRKLVGLVLKDSVIPPHGAKLYSGDREVGWISSAAHSPQLNQVVAFGFPLRDFSKPGTALTVEHENNRYPATIQTLPFYTKL, from the coding sequence ATGAAGCAATCACGCCTGCATTCACAACATGCCCAACTCGGGGCAACGTTCGAAGCGGTCACCGGCTGGGACATGCCAGGGCACTATGGCGATGTTGCCGCTGAGCATCATGCCGTTCGACAAACCGTGGGAATCGCTGATCTCTCCCATCGCGGCAAGCTCAGAGTCACGGGTGAGGATCGTGTGAAGTGGCTGCAAAGCGTCGTGAGCAACGACATCCTTCCTCTCCAATCTGGCCAAGGCCGCTATTCCAGCTTTTTGACTCATAAGGGTAAGATGCTCACCTATTTCCGCCTGTACATGCAAAGTGATGCCGTCATGGTGGAAGATGTCGGCGAAATTGGGGAGACGACGTTTCAGGCGCTTCGTAAGTTCCTGCTCTACGGAACCAACGCCAAGATGGAAAACTGCGCTGAGAGTTGGGGGCTACTCTTGATCAGTGGGCCAAAGACCACTCATGTTGTCCAATCAGCATTCGGAGTAGATGTCACAGATTTACAACCCATCGATTTCGTGACCGCGCATATCGGCGGGCATCATGCATTGGTAGCACGCACGGAAGAGACCGGAGAGGTCGATATCGAGATATTGCTTCCGGCAGACAGCCTGCTGCCCGCATGGACGGCTGCCATGCAAGCCGGCGCCAGGTTTGGAATCAAGGCCATCGGTAGCCAGGCACGAGAGGCCTTGCGCCTCGAGGCCGGTCTCCCGAAAGCCGGACCGGACTTGAACGAAGAGATTGTTCCACCCGAGGCGAACCTCGAGGGCAAAGCGTTCAGTTTGAACAAAGGGTGCTATCCGGGGCAAGAAGTCGTCGCGCGTATGGATACATACGGCAACGTCCGCCGCAAGCTTGTCGGACTGGTTCTGAAGGATTCCGTCATTCCACCACATGGTGCTAAGCTCTATAGCGGCGATCGTGAAGTAGGGTGGATCAGCAGTGCGGCACATTCCCCTCAACTCAACCAAGTCGTGGCATTCGGATTTCCGCTGCGAGACTTCAGCAAGCCTGGTACCGCCTTGACCGTGGAACATGAGAACAACCGATATCCGGCAACTATTCAGACCCTCCCCTTTTACACCAAGCTCTGA
- a CDS encoding methyltransferase domain-containing protein codes for MGGSIEHDYAPSCELYERLLRPTLFEPYVIDLAHRVADLTEGSITEGSVLEMACGTGILTRQLRTQLKPSMPLTATDINLGMLQYAQSKLKDLNAIEWKEADIANLPFRDGSFSTAVCPFGLMFVSERDRAFREMRRVLVNGGRLAVSVWDCMEANPWGVAVHDTVMTLFLDNPPQFFKAPFIFADVELLRGLLSANGFDQITIQAVPMECYSSSAESLAVGMIEGGPLLAEIQQGGSPEPVVNTVATAFARLGGNSPFRTTMQAIAVTARARG; via the coding sequence ATGGGTGGCAGTATCGAACACGACTACGCCCCCAGCTGTGAGCTGTATGAACGGCTCCTCAGACCAACATTGTTTGAACCCTATGTCATTGACCTCGCGCACCGAGTCGCTGATCTTACAGAGGGGTCCATTACCGAAGGCTCTGTTCTTGAGATGGCCTGTGGAACCGGTATTCTTACCAGACAGTTACGAACTCAATTGAAGCCGTCAATGCCGCTGACGGCCACTGATATCAATCTCGGGATGCTCCAATACGCCCAATCCAAATTGAAAGACCTCAACGCAATTGAATGGAAAGAGGCAGACATTGCAAACCTGCCGTTTCGTGACGGCTCATTCAGCACTGCGGTTTGTCCGTTCGGGCTCATGTTTGTGTCGGAGAGAGATCGCGCGTTTCGCGAAATGCGCCGCGTCCTGGTCAATGGAGGGCGACTTGCAGTGAGCGTATGGGATTGCATGGAGGCCAATCCCTGGGGTGTTGCGGTCCACGACACTGTCATGACTTTATTCCTGGACAATCCTCCACAGTTTTTCAAAGCGCCCTTTATCTTTGCAGATGTCGAACTCTTACGGGGTTTGCTTAGTGCGAATGGGTTTGATCAGATCACCATTCAGGCCGTTCCAATGGAATGCTATAGCAGTTCTGCCGAGTCACTGGCAGTTGGAATGATTGAAGGGGGGCCGCTTCTAGCTGAGATTCAACAGGGGGGGTCCCCCGAACCAGTCGTCAACACCGTAGCGACGGCTTTTGCTCGGCTTGGCGGAAACAGTCCATTTCGCACAACGATGCAGGCAATCGCGGTGACGGCACGGGCCAGAGGATAA
- a CDS encoding group II truncated hemoglobin, with translation MSLEDQDSSDQTTPYQAAGELGGITKLVDDFYANMDTLPEAETIRKMHPPDLTESRRKLTYFLCGWLGGPRLFQQHYGPISIPGAHKRFPIGYEERDAWLLCMQQALATQPYTEEFKQYLLAALSIPAERVRQVNMGEF, from the coding sequence ATGTCCCTGGAAGACCAAGACAGTAGCGATCAGACCACTCCTTACCAAGCAGCAGGCGAGCTCGGGGGTATCACCAAGTTGGTGGATGACTTTTATGCCAATATGGATACGTTGCCGGAAGCTGAAACGATCAGAAAAATGCACCCACCCGATCTCACCGAATCTCGCAGAAAATTGACCTATTTCCTGTGCGGCTGGCTGGGAGGACCAAGACTCTTTCAGCAACACTATGGGCCAATCAGCATTCCTGGTGCCCACAAGCGATTCCCCATAGGGTACGAAGAACGCGACGCCTGGCTCCTCTGTATGCAACAGGCCCTCGCGACTCAGCCATACACCGAGGAGTTCAAGCAGTACCTCCTAGCCGCACTTAGTATCCCGGCGGAACGAGTCCGGCAAGTGAATATGGGGGAGTTCTAG